DNA sequence from the Pseudoduganella plicata genome:
CACCGACGCAATCTGGGATTCCGGGACCGTGAAGTAGTCCCGGTCCAGCAGCGCGAAATCGGCGAGCTGGCCGGGCGCGATCATGCCCATCTCGGTTTCGGTGTTCATGAACCATGCCGCTTTGCGGGTGAACAGCCCCAACGCTTCGGCCCGCGACAGACGGTTGTCCCTGGCCAGCACTTCGCTTCCGGAGACCGCCTTCCCGGACACCATCCAGCTGATCCCGACCCACGGATTGTACGAGGCTGCCCGGAAGCCATCCGTCGTCATGGCCAGGGGTATGCCGCTGTCGACCAGCTGTCGCAGGCGTGGGGTCAGCAATGCCTTGTCGCGGCCGTGGGTCTTGATGAAGCCGTCGCCATGGAAGGCCATCTTGGTGTCCAGGGCGATTCCGCCGCCCAGTGCCTTGACCCTGGCGATATTTGCGGGACTGATGGTCTCGGCATGTTCGAGGCTCCAGCGCAAACCGTCCAGCGGCGTCTTCTGATTCAGCTTTTCGAGCGCATCGAGGAACGGCGTGATGTTCTCGTTGTAGGTGATGTGCAGGCGGAACGGGATGCGCCGCTGGACCAGTTTGGCGACGTCGCGCTCCACCAGCTGCCGCATCATCTCCGGTTCAATGATGACCGCCGGACGGTCGAAATTTTCGTGATCGTGCACGTCGCCCGCCAGCACTTCACCGGTGCCACGGTAGACATGGCCATGCGCCAGGTGTGGGTGCAGGTTGTGCCCGGGAGCGATTGGCGCCGTCCTGGTGATCGCGGTGATCTCCGCGTCCACCATGTTGCCGGTGCCGTCTCCAAACTGGATGTCGACGAAGGGCATGCGGATGTTAAGCCGGTTGTCGCGTGCGACGACGTCCACGGTGCGCTGGCCCTTGGGATACTCGCGAAAGCCGGTGCCCGCGTCGATGGCCGAGGTGATCCCGAAGCGGTTCAGGCTGTGGATTGTATGGATCAGCGAACTGACTTCCTCATCGAAGCTGAGCTGGGGAACCATGGTTTCCATGACGATGAACATGAAGGTGAAGCCGTGCACTACGCCCGTGTACCTGCCCTGGGCATCCTTTTCCAGCTCGGTACCCGGAAACTTTGGGAACGCGTCGGTGCCTACGCCAAAGGCATCCATCGCCTGCTGATTCATGAAGCCGCGGTTATAGGCGTACTGCACGATCATCGGACGATTGGGGACGGCCTTGCGGAGTTCCTCCATGGTGGGAAAGCGCTGCTCCTCGAACTGGTAGGGAGACCAGCCGCCGATCACCTTGACCCAGTGACCTTCCGGCGTGCGTTTGGCCTGCTCCCTCAGCATTGCGAGGGCACGGCGTAACGTCGGCACACCGTCCCATCGAAGTGTGTAGTTGAATCCTCCTTCATTGAGCACGTGGGTGTGCGCGTCGATGATGCCGGGGATGAGCCGCCGACCGCGGGAATCGATCACGCGGGTCCTGGTGCCTTTCAAACCCAACACCTCCGCATCCGTGCCTACCGAGAAGATGCGGCCATTCCTGACCGCCAGGGCGGACGCTGCGGGTTGTGCCGCGTTGCCGGTGAATATCCTGGCGTTGTGAACGATCAGGTCTGCGCCTGACGCCTCTTGCGCGGCTTGTGCATGGGTATCGCTTGCGACACTCATCACGATGAATCCGATCAGTAATAGTAGTTTCACTGCCATTCCCCATTGATGGATTGAAAAGAACAACGCGCAGTACCGGTTATTCGTCGGCGAGCGTGACTTCGCAGCGATGTGCGTTGATGGAAACAATGCTACTGACTCGGTACAGCCCAGTCACTGATCGATCCTGCTGGTGACAGCACGATTTGCTCATCCAAATGACGTCACAGCAAAATTGATCTGTCCAGCGCGGGAATAGACATTGCTGCGCTTGCACGAGGTGGCTATCGTCCTGGTACCAATGTTTTTTGTTATTGATGCGATAAAATGAAGGAGCACGATGTGGACTGCAACTCTCACTTCCGGGCGATATGGCGCATCGCGATTGGCAACCGGCACAAGGCCGCGGAATTCAGGAAACGGCATGCAGGACCATTAAATCGCGCGCCGTGCGGGCATGGGTGAACCCTCTGCGAGCCCGCATCACTTCGTGAGTGCGACGCGCCTCAACCACCACCATCAACTCCCAATATTTCTCATGGCAAACCATATTGCACTTCCGGAGAATCTGCTCGATGTGGCCAGCGTTGGCCGCACCTGGAATGGCGTCGACGTCGAGATCACCGAGTTTTTCGGCTCGGGCCGGGTGCTGCACAAACTGGCGCACGCTGACCAGACGCGGCTGGGCATGATGCTGGATGAAGTCGGCGAAGGCCGCAGCGAGCCGCGGCTGCGCAGCAATACGCCCTGCCCGGTAGACTACAAACCACGCCAGATGCACTACACACCTGCGGGGATGGAGCTGTGGGGGTACAGCGAACACATCCGCTACGCCCGTGACATCAATCTGTGCTTCGATATCGACGCGCTTGGCGAGCGCTGCGACATCGAAGGGTGGCGCGGCCTCGCCGACACCCCAAGGCTGCGATTCAACGACGATGGCATCTTCGCACTGATCAACTTGCTGGTGGACGCGGTACAAGATCCGGATCCCTCCGCGCAGCTGTACGGCGATGCGCTCGTGACCGCAATCGCGATCCGGCTCTACCGGGGCAGTCAATCCCCCGTCAAGGGTCCGACCAGGCTGTCGCCATTGCAGTTGAATGATGCGCTGGGCTTCCTCGAAGCGAACCTGCCTTCGAAGGTCGACCTGGCAACGCTGGCGAAACTCGCCGGTCTGTCTCAATCCCACTACCACCGGGCTTTCAAGGCCTCTACCGGCCTGGCGCCCTACGCATGGCAGCTGCAGGCGCGCATCGAGCGCTCAAAGGCACTGTTGCTCGACACCTCAGGTTCGCTCGAGGACGTGGCTGAAGCGACCGGTTTCGCGGATGCCGTCCACTTCGGCCGGACCTTTCGCAAACTGACGGGCGCGACACCGGCAGCCTGGCGCAGGGACCGCTTCAACTAGGCAAGGGCGAGGTGTACGCCCTCCCCGATGTTCAGGCCTAGCCCGCCGATTGCAGCAGCTGAATTTCCCAGGCCAGCGCGACCCCGCTTGCGCCACCGTGCTCCAGCACCACGGCCGATAGCTCGGTGGCCGATTCCACACGCGCCCAGTCGCGCTGCCACTCGGAGATCACCGCCATCCAGGTCATCGGAACGGCACCAGCCTGCACCATCCGGCGCACCGCCATGTCATGTGCTTCGGACGACACGCCGCCCGACGCATCGGTCACGATGTACACGTCGTAGCCTTCGCCCAGCGCCTGGATCGCCGGCATGGCCAGGCAGATCTCGGTCCACAGCGCCGCCAGGATAAGCTGTTTGCGGCCGCTCTCTTTCACCAGGTCGGTGACGTTGGGGTCCTGCCAGGTATTGATGAACGTGCGATTGATCGGCTTCTGGTCGGGGAATACCTCTTGCAGCCCCTTGATCAGATTGCCGCCGCGCTCTTCGATGACCGTCGTAAGAATGGTCGGGACGTTGAAAACCTTCGCGGCCTTGGCCAGGCCGACAACGTTATTGACAATCATGGTTGGTTCGTGACTGTGCAGGTTGGCAAACTGGTAGGGCTGGTGGTCGATGAGCACGACAATGCTGTCTTCGGGACGAAGCAGTGCGGGGAGACCGTTTTTGTGCATGGGAAGCTCCTTCATGGATGTGGCGTTGGGACACCGTGTGGGAAGAAGCGGAACAGGCGGCAAGCGCCAACTGTCCGTCTCCAGAAGATGGTGCCATGTCAGGCCGTGGGTGACACTGTCCTGCCTTGCGCAGGACAGTCTGAATTGATCATCCAGCGTGGCACGCGCGTTTCCGTTGCTGTGTATCGGGCACCTTTAGCGGTCCTTGCGCCTTCTAGCCGGCTTTCGTGCGTGCAGAATGGCGCTTAGAGCCGAATTGTCAGCCGAAGCATAAAAAAAAGCCCCTGAAAAATCAGGGGCTTAATCTTGCTGAACTGCCTGTGAATGGTTGAGCGTTCAGGCTAGCTCATCATTCCCACTCGATCGTCGCCGGCGGCTTCCCGGAAATATCATAAACAACGCGATTCAACCCACGAACCTCGTTAATGATGCGGTTAGAAACCTTACCCAACAACTCATGCGGCAGATGCGCCCAATGCGCCGTCATGAAATCCTGCGTTTGCACGGCGCGCAGCGCGACGACGTAGTCGTACGTGCGGCCATCACCCATCACGCCCACCGATTTCACCGGCAGGAACACGGCAAACGCCTGCGACGTGGCTTCGTACCAGTTGGTCGGCACGCTGTCCTGGTCGAAGCCCGGCACGACCGTGGCGACATACGGCGTGTTGCGCAGTTCTTCGATGAAGATCGCGTCCGCGCGGCGCAGCAGGTCGGCATACTCTTTCTTCACTTCGCCGAGGATGCGCACGCCCAGGCCCGGGCCCGGGAACGGGTGGCGGTAGACCATGTCGTGCGGCAGGCCGAGGGCGACGCCCAGTTTGCGCACTTCGTCCTTGAACAGTTCGCGCAGCGGTTCCAGCAGCTGCAGCTTCATGTCTTCCGGCAGGCCGCCCACGTTGTGGTGGCTCTTGATCGTCTGGCCCTTCTTGCCCTTGCCGGCCGATTCAATGACGTCCGGGTAGATCGTGCCTTGCGCCAGCCATTTCGCGTTGGTCAGCTTGCTTGATTCGGCGTTGAACACCTCGACGAATTCGGCACCGATGATCTTGCGCTTCGCTTCGGGGTCCGTGACGCCGGCCAGCTTGCCCATGAACTGGTCGACGGCGTCCACGCGGATCACCTTGACGCCCAGGTTCTTGGCGAACATGTCCATCACCATCTTGCCCTCGTCCAGGCGCAGCAGGCCGTGGTCGACGAAGACGCACGTCAGCTGGTCGCCGATGGCGCGGTGGATCAGCGCAGCCGCGACCGACGAATCGACGCCGCCGGACAGGCCCAGGATGACTTCGTCCGTGCCGACCTGCGCGCGGATCTTCTCGACGGCCTCGCTGATGTAGTCCGGCATGTTCCAGTCGGACTTGCAGCCGCAGATCTCATGCACGAAGCGGCCCAGCATGGCCTTGCCCTGCACCGTGTGCGTCACTTCCGGGTGCCATTGCACGCCGTAGAAATGGCGCTCGTCGTCGCCCATGCCGGCGATCGGGCAGCTTGGCGTGCTCGCCATCAGCTTGAAGCCTGGCGGCATGTCCAGCACCTTGTCGCCGTGGCTCATCCACACTTTCAGCATGCCGTGGCCTTCGCTGGTGACGAAGTCGTTGATGCCGTTCAGCAGCGCCGTGTGGTTGTGCGCGCGCACTTCGGCGTAGCCGAATTCGCGCACGTGGCCATTCTCGACCTTGCCGCCCAGCTGCGCGGCCATCGTCTGCATGCCGTAGCAGATGCCCAGCACGGGCACGCCCAGCTCGAACACGGCCTGCGGTGCGCGTGGCGAATCGCCTTCCAGCGTCGAATTGTGGCTGCCGGACAGGATGACGCCGGCGGCGCCGTAGTTGCGGACGAATTCGTCGGACACGTCGTACGGATACACTTCCGAGAACACGCCGGCATCGCGCACGCGGCGCGCGATCAGCTGGGTTACCTGGGAGCCGAAATCGAGGATGAGGATTTTAGAGTGCATTGAATGGACTGTAGTAACTGGGAAACCGGGATATGTAAAAACGCCGGCGCGCGGCCGGCGTTCGAGGACAGCTTATTCCGAACGGTAGTTCGGCGCTTCCTTGGTGATCTGCACGTCGTGCACGTGCGATTCGCGCATGCCCGCCGACGTGATTTCGACGAATTCCGCTTTTTCGCGCAGCTCGTCGATCGTGGCGCAACCGCAGTAGCCCATCGACTGGCGCACGCCGCCGACCAGCTGGAAGATGATCGCCAGCACGGAGCCTTTATAGGCCACGCGGCCTTCGATGCCTTCGGGGACGAACTTGTCCGCCTTGGCCGAGGCTTCCTGGAAGTAGCGGTCGGCCGAGCCTTCGGCCATCGCGCCCAGCGAACCCATGCCGCGATACGACTTGTACGAACGGCCCTGGTACAGGATCACTTCGCCCGGGGCTTCCTCGGTACCGGCAAACATCGAACCCATCATGACGGTCGATGCGCCGGCCGCCAGGGCCTTCGAGATGTCGCCGGAGAAGCGGATGCCGCCGTCGGCGATGCACGGCACGCCCGTGCCTTCCAGTGCCTGCGCCACGTTCGAGATCGCGGTGATCTGTGGCACGCCGACACCGGCGACGATGCGCGTGGTGCAGATCGAGCCGGGACCGATGCCGACCTTGACCGCGTCCGCGCCGTACTCCACCAGCGCCTTGGCGGCGGCCGCCGTGGCGATATTGCCGCCGATGACGTCCACGTGCGGGTATTTCGTCTTGATGTATTTCACGCGGTCGAGGATGCCCTGCGAGTGGCCGTGCGCCGTGTCGACGACCAGCACGTCCACGCCGGCCTGCACCAGGAGGTCGATGCGCTCTTCATCCTTGGCGCCGACGCCCACTGCCGCACCGACCAGCAGCTTGCCGTGCTGGTCTTTCGAGGCGTTCGGGTGTTCCGTCGACTTCTGGATATCCTTGACGGTGATCAGGCCGCGCAGTTCGAACGCTTCGTTGACGACAATCACGCGCTCCAGACGGTGCTTGTTCATCAGGCGCTTCGCTTCGGTCGTATCGGCGTCCTCGTTGACCGTTACCAGCTTTTCGCGCGGGGTCATCTTGGCGCGCACTTCAGCGTCCAGTTCCTGCTCGAAACGCAGGTCGCGGTTGGTGATGATGCCGACGACTTCCTTGCCTTCGACAACCGGGAAGCCGCTGATGCCATACTGCTCCGTCAGCTTGATGACGTCGCGGATCTTCATGTCCGGCGGGATCGTGATCGGGTCGCGCAGCACGCCCGCTTCGAAACGCTTGACCTTGGCCACCTCGCGGGCCTGGTCGGTCGGACGCAGGTTCTTGTGGATGATGCCGATGCCACCCTCCTGCGCCATGGCGATCGCCAGACGCGCTTCCGTCACCGTATCCATCGCGGCCGACAGCAGCGGGATATTCAGGGTGATGTTGCGGGTCAGCTTCGTGCGGAGGGACGTGTTGGCAGGCAGAACGTTCGAGTACGCTGGAACGAGGAGCACGTCATCGAACGTGAGTGCTTTTTGGAGTAGACGCATAGTACATTTCCTATCGGCGCAAAAGTGAATTATACAGAAGTTCACCTCGCTCGTCATTGCAGGCCGGCAAAACGGCCGCTTTTTTCGCGTGTTCGGTTGACTTTAGCGGGTAATCGGGGTGAAATCGACGGAAGATTCTGCAAGGAAAGAACCACATGAAGACCAGGCTGACATTGGGGCAGGCGCTCGTTGCCACTGCCATGCTGGGCGCTTGCGGCGTCGTTCACGCCCAGTGGGCATGGAAGGATGCCAACGGACGACCGGTCTATTCCGACCAGCCCCCGCCAACGTCCGTGCCCGCCACGCGGATCTTCAAGGCGCCGCGCGGACAGATGCCGGACGTCCGACCGCAGCCCGAGCCCACTGCATCGAAAGCACCGCCGACGCTCGCCGAGCGCAATGCGGCATACGAGCAGCGCCGTGCCAGCGCTGCCGAACAGGCCGCGAAACAGGCCGACGAAGCCAAGGCCACGAGGGCTCGCGCCGCCAGCTGCGAGAGCGCCCGCAGCAACCAGCACGCACTGGACGGCGGCGCCCGCATCGCCCGCTTCAACGCCCAGGGCGAACGGGAGTTCCTGACGGACGCACAGCGCGCCGAGGCGTCAAAACGCAACGCCGCGCTGGTGGCCGAGCATTGCCGCTAGCTCGCACGTTTGATGTGGCGCAAAGCCCGCGGCGAAGGGAATGGCTGACTCAGCAATATAAGTCAGACTGGCCGAAACCCTATAATCTCCCGCGAGCGACCATGAATGCATTCTCCGACGTCCAGATCATCAACGGCCCCAACGGCGAGCCTGTCTACGTCGTTATCCCTTACGAAACGTATATGCAGACGCAGTCGTGCCACAGCGGCCACGTGCCGCACCAGGTGATCGGCTCTATCGCCGAGAAGGGCTGGACGGCCGCACGGGCCTGGCGCGAGTACCTGGGGCTGACCCAGCAGGAGGTGGCGGAACGGATCGGCATCAGCCAGCCCGCCTATGCGCAGCAGGAGGCAGGACTGCGGCCCCGGAAGGCCACGCGCGAGAAGATCGCGGCGGCCATGGGGATCAAGTCGGGGATGCTGGATCTGTAGCGTCGGGCCGGGGAGCTTCCAGCTTCATCTGGTGTTCGACCAGCGTGCGGACGATGGTGCCGGGCATCGCGCATTCTTGCGTTGCAAGTGAGCGCAACTCATCCGATGCAATGCCGCTCAATGCCGCGGTCCGCAACGACGCAGCCTCCTCGGGGCGGCCCAGCCCGTCCAGAATGGCGCCGGCCAGACGCACGTCAGCCATGAATGCAGAAAGCTCCGCCCCCAGCCGCGGTGCCGTCCAGGGTGCCGGCAGCAACGGTTCGCCCTCCGCCAGCTCGTTCAGCTGATTCAGTCTCGCCAGAGGTTGCGGCATGTACTGTCCGGCCAGCTCGAAGTCCCCGGCCGCGACGATTGCCGGCAACGCAAGGAACGCCTCGCGTTGTGCCTCCTCGGGCCGGACGGCGCTCAGCCGCAGGAACAGGTCGTAAGTCGCACGCGGCTGCTCCAACGCCTCATCCAGCCGGACGATAAACATGAACCGGGAGCGCGGCCAGTGCGCCGTTTGCGCGCCGAAGATGCAATCGCCGGCCAGCAGGCGGCGCGCCTGGTCGTCGCGCGCCGAAGCCAGCGCCGTGCGTGCCGGGACGTACTCTTCGGCAAGCTGGCTCCACTCGAACATGGTGATGAACTCCCGGCCGGGCTCCCTGGGCATCCCTGTCGACCTGCGCGTACGAGCGCAGCAGGATTTCGAGCGCATCCGCGTGGCGCCCCTCCTGCCGCGCCGAGACGGCCAGTGCGATCTCGTCAGTCATGATTCACCGGCGCTGTCCTTCTTCGCGCGCCGGCGCCGCGCATTCTTCGGGTCAACAATCAGCGGGCGGTAGATTTCCACGCGGTCGCGTGCCTGCAGCACGGTATCGAGCGTCTTTTTCTTGCCGTAGATCCCGACGGGCATCGTGACGAGGTTGATCTCGGGCGCGTCCTGCAACATGCCGGACTGCTCGATGGCCTGGCCGATCGTCGTGCCCGCATCCACTTCCATGGCGCGCAGCAGTGGATTCGGGCCGCTGGCGTAGCACAGCGAGATCTTGATGCGTTCGGCCATGGATCAGCCGTACACCGTCTCGGCCCGCTTGGTAAACGAGTCGACCATGCTGTTGGCGATCATGCCGAAGACGGGGCCGACGACCTGCTCCAGCAGGCGGCTGGAGAATTCGTACTGCAGGTCCAGTTCCACCTTGCAGGCGTCCTCGCGCAGCTCCTTGAACGTCCAGACACCGGTCAACGTCTTGAACGGCCCGTCGACGAGGCTCATGTTGATGGCCGTGGGCGGCGTGTTGGTGTTGGCCGTCGTGAAGCTCTGGCGCACGCCGTGGAAATTGATGCCCACGCTGGCGACAACCCGGTTGTCGCCTCGCTCGCGCACCTCGACCCCGCCACACCAGGGCAGGAATTTGGGATAATCCTCGACCCGGTCGACCAGATCGAACATCTGCCTGGCGCTGTATCCCAGCAAAACTGACTTGTGCACTACTGCCATTCTTTAACCGTTTGCTATCATGTTGAAAAAAGCGAGTGGTTTCAGAAAGCCTGCACAAATTTTGCGCAAGATTTTTGAAACAGCCTCCCGCGCCGTTGCGCGATAACCGTAGTTTAACCGACCCGCGCCCAAGACCACATTACTCATGACTATTGCCGACAACCGCAAAGCCTTCCACGACTACTTCATCGAAGACCGCTTCGAAGCGGGCATCGTGCTCGAAGGGTGGGAAGTCAAGGCGATCCGCGATGCGCGCGTCCAGATCAAGGAAGCCTACGTTACGATCCGCGATAACGAACTCTACCTGTTTGGCGCGCACGTCAGCGCACTGCCGACCGCCTCCACCCACATCCACCCGGAAGCCGTGCGCACCCGCAAGCTGCTGCTGCACCGCAAGGAGATCGACAAGCTGATCGGCAAAGTCGAGCGCTCCGGCTACACGCTCGTGCCGCTGAACCTGCACTACAAGGGCGGCCGCGTCAAATGCGAGATCGGCCTGGCCAAGGGCAAGAAGCAGCACGACAAGCGGGCCACCGAGAAGGATCGCGACGCCAATCGCGAGGTGCAGGCGGCGATGAAGCAGAATCGGCGGTGATTATGAGACCCTACGACGATAATCGGATACCAGACGCCAATCGTCTGGCCTGGTACAGCCTGGCGATCGGCCTGCTGAGCTTTGGTGTCGCTCTGCTGATCCTGAATGAGACATTCGGCGGCTGCGGCTGGCGCGTTGGCAACTGTATTGGCGACGTCAAGTGGACGTTGGGAATCGGCGGCGTGATCGGCACCCTGACGGGGCTGCGCTCTTTCGTCAGTTCGCCATGGCAGCGATGGCTCAGTTGCGTGGCGCTATTGGTCAGCGGCCTCGCTGTTGCGGCAGCCTGCGCCCTGAATATGTAAGGCTCATAACCGCCTGACAACCCGTCGCATGCGAACCACGCGACGGCCGCATTCGATTTCCACAGGGAAACACCCATGCTACACTGACGGCTGACCATCACCGGCTGTTCCCATGTTCGCCAAAGTCCCCCATATCGCTCTCGCGGCCAGTCTTGCCGCCACCCTTGCCGGCTGCGTCGTGCCGTATTCGCCGACACCCGTTGCCACCAACTTCCCCACGTCGCGCCAGGAAAAGCTGCAGGCGGCGGCGCACTGGACGACGGTTGCCGATCACATCGAGCAACGCGTCGTGACGGACATGAAGAAGCATCCGAACCGGCCGTTCTACATCGCCGAGGACAAGGATGCGTCGCCGTTCCAGAAGGCCGTCACCACGCAATTGGTGACGTCGCTCGTCAAGGACGGCTACGTTGTCGCGCGCACGCCAACGGGTGCATGGAAGCTGGAACTGGATATCCAGGCCGTCACATTCACGCGAAACCGCCCCCAGTACCGCTATTCCGGCGCCGCCACGGCGCTGGCGAACGGCGTCTGGGTGCTGTCCGACATCAATCCGACCATCGGGGCGATCGGCGTGGCGGGTGCCGCCGACGCCTTCCACTGGTTCCACAGCCAGTTCGCGCCCGGCGCGACGCCGAAGACGGAGCTGATCGTCACGCTGTCGGCCGGCGACCAGTACCGCTATTACGCGCGCTCCACGGCGGCGTATTATGTGGCCGACACGGACCGTGCGTTGTACGGCATCAAGGAAGAGGACACGCAATTGACCAAAGTGTTCAAAGTGCAGGGAGGCCGCTGATGCGCGCGTTCGCTCCCCTGCTCGTTGCTGGCCTGCTGGCCGGCTGCGCCGCCACGCCCGCGAAGGACGAACCGAACTATGCGACGGTCGCATCGAACGGGTTCGTCTCCGCCAACTATACCGCAGCCGACAAGCTGCTGATGCAGCTGAGCGGCAAGCTGGCCGCCGACAAGCCCCTGATCATGGCCACCGTCGTCAATATCGACGCACTGGACCAGACGTCGACCCTGGGTCGCCTCGTTTCCGAACAGATTTCCACCCGGATGGCGCAAGGCGGCCTCAAGATGCTGGAAATGAAGCTGCGCAACAATGTCTACCTGAAGCGCAACCAGGGCGAACTGATGCTGACGCGCGAAATCGGCGAAGTGGCGCAGACCCACAACGCGCAGGCGGTCGTCGTCGGCTCCTATGCCGAGACCAGCGATATGGTCTTCATCAACATCAAGGTGGTCCAGCCGCAAAGCAATTTCGTACTGGCCGGGCATGACTACGTGCTGGCCAAGGAAGGCATCGTGCGGTCAATGCTGCTGTCGCGCTGACAATCAGGATATAGTGGCGTTTTCGACAACCGCATCGATAACGACGGCGCCACATGTTCTCCCACTGCACCTGGCTCAACGAGCCTGCTGACTACACCGTCAACGCCGACAGCCTGCGCGTCGTCACCGACAACGCCACCGACTTCTGGCGCATCACCAGCTACGGCTTCATCCGCGACAGCGGCCACGTGTTCGGCCGCTCCGTCGAAGGCGACTTCACGGCGCAGGTGCGCGTGCAGGGCGACTTCCGCGAGCTGTACGACCAGGCCGGCCTGATGGTGCGCATCGACGAGCGCCAGTGGATCAAGGCCGGCGTCGAGTTTTCCGATGGCGCGCTGATGCTCAGTACCGTGCTGACGGCGGAGCACTCCGACTGGGCCACCGCCAGCGCGCCGCCGCTGCCGGACGGCTTCTGGCTGCGCGTGACGGTCGCCAGCGGCGCCATACGCGTGCAGTATTCCGCCGACGGCAAGGTGTGGCCGCTGCTGCGGCTGGCGCCCTTCCCGGCCGCCGGGCGCTATTTTGTCGGTCCCATGTGCTGCACGCCGGAGCGGGCCGGGCTGACCGTTGTGTTCAGCGAGTTTACCGTCGGTCCCGCGCTGCCGAAAGACCTGCACGATCTCACCTGACGCCGGCGGCGA
Encoded proteins:
- the smpB gene encoding SsrA-binding protein SmpB; protein product: MTIADNRKAFHDYFIEDRFEAGIVLEGWEVKAIRDARVQIKEAYVTIRDNELYLFGAHVSALPTASTHIHPEAVRTRKLLLHRKEIDKLIGKVERSGYTLVPLNLHYKGGRVKCEIGLAKGKKQHDKRATEKDRDANREVQAAMKQNRR
- a CDS encoding hydrolase; translated protein: MHKNGLPALLRPEDSIVVLIDHQPYQFANLHSHEPTMIVNNVVGLAKAAKVFNVPTILTTVIEERGGNLIKGLQEVFPDQKPINRTFINTWQDPNVTDLVKESGRKQLILAALWTEICLAMPAIQALGEGYDVYIVTDASGGVSSEAHDMAVRRMVQAGAVPMTWMAVISEWQRDWARVESATELSAVVLEHGGASGVALAWEIQLLQSAG
- a CDS encoding helix-turn-helix domain-containing protein, with amino-acid sequence MANHIALPENLLDVASVGRTWNGVDVEITEFFGSGRVLHKLAHADQTRLGMMLDEVGEGRSEPRLRSNTPCPVDYKPRQMHYTPAGMELWGYSEHIRYARDINLCFDIDALGERCDIEGWRGLADTPRLRFNDDGIFALINLLVDAVQDPDPSAQLYGDALVTAIAIRLYRGSQSPVKGPTRLSPLQLNDALGFLEANLPSKVDLATLAKLAGLSQSHYHRAFKASTGLAPYAWQLQARIERSKALLLDTSGSLEDVAEATGFADAVHFGRTFRKLTGATPAAWRRDRFN
- a CDS encoding DUF4124 domain-containing protein yields the protein MKTRLTLGQALVATAMLGACGVVHAQWAWKDANGRPVYSDQPPPTSVPATRIFKAPRGQMPDVRPQPEPTASKAPPTLAERNAAYEQRRASAAEQAAKQADEAKATRARAASCESARSNQHALDGGARIARFNAQGEREFLTDAQRAEASKRNAALVAEHCR
- a CDS encoding amidohydrolase translates to MKLLLLIGFIVMSVASDTHAQAAQEASGADLIVHNARIFTGNAAQPAASALAVRNGRIFSVGTDAEVLGLKGTRTRVIDSRGRRLIPGIIDAHTHVLNEGGFNYTLRWDGVPTLRRALAMLREQAKRTPEGHWVKVIGGWSPYQFEEQRFPTMEELRKAVPNRPMIVQYAYNRGFMNQQAMDAFGVGTDAFPKFPGTELEKDAQGRYTGVVHGFTFMFIVMETMVPQLSFDEEVSSLIHTIHSLNRFGITSAIDAGTGFREYPKGQRTVDVVARDNRLNIRMPFVDIQFGDGTGNMVDAEITAITRTAPIAPGHNLHPHLAHGHVYRGTGEVLAGDVHDHENFDRPAVIIEPEMMRQLVERDVAKLVQRRIPFRLHITYNENITPFLDALEKLNQKTPLDGLRWSLEHAETISPANIARVKALGGGIALDTKMAFHGDGFIKTHGRDKALLTPRLRQLVDSGIPLAMTTDGFRAASYNPWVGISWMVSGKAVSGSEVLARDNRLSRAEALGLFTRKAAWFMNTETEMGMIAPGQLADFALLDRDYFTVPESQIASVSSVLTVMDGRVVYGAQDYQSLAPALPDVLPAWSPIRHFGGYYQAR
- a CDS encoding helix-turn-helix domain-containing protein translates to MNAFSDVQIINGPNGEPVYVVIPYETYMQTQSCHSGHVPHQVIGSIAEKGWTAARAWREYLGLTQQEVAERIGISQPAYAQQEAGLRPRKATREKIAAAMGIKSGMLDL
- a CDS encoding RnfH family protein; the encoded protein is MAERIKISLCYASGPNPLLRAMEVDAGTTIGQAIEQSGMLQDAPEINLVTMPVGIYGKKKTLDTVLQARDRVEIYRPLIVDPKNARRRRAKKDSAGES
- a CDS encoding type II toxin-antitoxin system RatA family toxin; this translates as MAVVHKSVLLGYSARQMFDLVDRVEDYPKFLPWCGGVEVRERGDNRVVASVGINFHGVRQSFTTANTNTPPTAINMSLVDGPFKTLTGVWTFKELREDACKVELDLQYEFSSRLLEQVVGPVFGMIANSMVDSFTKRAETVYG
- the guaA gene encoding glutamine-hydrolyzing GMP synthase, giving the protein MHSKILILDFGSQVTQLIARRVRDAGVFSEVYPYDVSDEFVRNYGAAGVILSGSHNSTLEGDSPRAPQAVFELGVPVLGICYGMQTMAAQLGGKVENGHVREFGYAEVRAHNHTALLNGINDFVTSEGHGMLKVWMSHGDKVLDMPPGFKLMASTPSCPIAGMGDDERHFYGVQWHPEVTHTVQGKAMLGRFVHEICGCKSDWNMPDYISEAVEKIRAQVGTDEVILGLSGGVDSSVAAALIHRAIGDQLTCVFVDHGLLRLDEGKMVMDMFAKNLGVKVIRVDAVDQFMGKLAGVTDPEAKRKIIGAEFVEVFNAESSKLTNAKWLAQGTIYPDVIESAGKGKKGQTIKSHHNVGGLPEDMKLQLLEPLRELFKDEVRKLGVALGLPHDMVYRHPFPGPGLGVRILGEVKKEYADLLRRADAIFIEELRNTPYVATVVPGFDQDSVPTNWYEATSQAFAVFLPVKSVGVMGDGRTYDYVVALRAVQTQDFMTAHWAHLPHELLGKVSNRIINEVRGLNRVVYDISGKPPATIEWE
- the guaB gene encoding IMP dehydrogenase → MRLLQKALTFDDVLLVPAYSNVLPANTSLRTKLTRNITLNIPLLSAAMDTVTEARLAIAMAQEGGIGIIHKNLRPTDQAREVAKVKRFEAGVLRDPITIPPDMKIRDVIKLTEQYGISGFPVVEGKEVVGIITNRDLRFEQELDAEVRAKMTPREKLVTVNEDADTTEAKRLMNKHRLERVIVVNEAFELRGLITVKDIQKSTEHPNASKDQHGKLLVGAAVGVGAKDEERIDLLVQAGVDVLVVDTAHGHSQGILDRVKYIKTKYPHVDVIGGNIATAAAAKALVEYGADAVKVGIGPGSICTTRIVAGVGVPQITAISNVAQALEGTGVPCIADGGIRFSGDISKALAAGASTVMMGSMFAGTEEAPGEVILYQGRSYKSYRGMGSLGAMAEGSADRYFQEASAKADKFVPEGIEGRVAYKGSVLAIIFQLVGGVRQSMGYCGCATIDELREKAEFVEITSAGMRESHVHDVQITKEAPNYRSE